In Dioscorea cayenensis subsp. rotundata cultivar TDr96_F1 chromosome 11, TDr96_F1_v2_PseudoChromosome.rev07_lg8_w22 25.fasta, whole genome shotgun sequence, a single genomic region encodes these proteins:
- the LOC120272014 gene encoding pentatricopeptide repeat-containing protein At2g17670 isoform X1 has product MGKIPPAFRSTKLPIPLLHPPPSSSSSPPSPPLHHSKPHPPFPKSRKPQLPRTSSSPSPSPLFSCPDITTALSLLSSPSPPSPSSILRSFISSGASLSSLLSLLPHLPSDRSTTDIAVRSLLSSSRLDDALSLVRHLSSDLSSSPDQFTFNFLIRHLSKSRPISSVYSFIEEMRLLPSGPKPNVVTYTILIDSVCRSGNLREATRLLSVLKDSGFKPDCYVYNVIMKGYCMLDACGEVMEVYNKMKDEGVEPDLVTYNTLIFGLSKAGMVDQAKKILNVMTGMGHFPDAVTYTSLMNGMCRKGDALGALRLLGEMEEKGCSPNECTYNTLLIGLCKAKYLDKGMVLYGVMTAEGMKVDSAAYSTFVRALCRANRVAEAYEVFDYALESKSLTEVTAYSALESSLKWLKKDCWPTHYLGQASNTFIQTRPQ; this is encoded by the exons ATGGGGAAGATCCCTCCTGCCTTCCGATCCACCAAGCTTCCCATCCCTCTCCTCCATCCACCTccatcctcttcctcctctcctccttctcctcctctccaTCACTCCAAACCCCATCCCCCTTTCCCCAAATCCAGAAAGCCACAGCTACCCCGCACCTCCTCATCcccttctccatctcctctcTTTTCCTGTCCTGATATCACCActgctctctctcttctctcctcGCCTTCGCCTCCATCCCCTTCCTCCATCCTCCGCTCCTTCATCTCCTCCGGTGCCTCCCTCTCCTCCCTCCTTTCCCTCCTTCCTCACCTCCCCTCTGACCGCTCCACCACTGACATCGCTGTTCGATCTCTTCTCTCCTCCTCCCGCCTCGACGATGCTCTTTCTCTTGTTCGCCACCTCTCCTCCGATCTCTCCTCCTCTCCCGACCAATTCACCTTCAACTTCCTCATTCGCCACCTCTCCAAGTCCCGCCCCATCTCCTCTGTCTACTCCTTCATTGAAGAGATGCGCCTCCTTCCGTCTGGCCCTAAACCTAATGTCGTCACCTATACCATCCTTATTGACTCTGTCTGCCGCTCTGGCAACCTCCGCGAAGCCACCCGCTTGCTCTCCGTCCTCAAAGATTCTGGCTTTAAACCTGATTGCTATGTCTACAATGTCATCATGAAAGGGTACTGTATGCTTGATGCTTGCggcgaggtcatggaggtttaTAACAAGATGAAGGATGAGGGTGTTGAGCCTGATTTGGTCACCTATAATACTCTGATTTTTGGCCTGTCCAAGGCTGGGATGGTTGATCAGGCGAAGAAGATTTTGAATGTGATGACTGGGATGGGGCATTTTCCGGACGCTGTCACGTATACATCTTTGATGAATGGGATGTGCAGGAAAGGTGACGCCTTGGGAGCGTTGAGGCTTTTAGGGGAGATGGAGGAGAAGGGATGCAGTCCCAATGAATGTACTTACAATACTTTGCTTATCGGCTTATGTAAGGCTAAGTATTTGGATAAGGGCATGGTGTTGTACGGGGTGATGACTGCGGAAGGCATGAAGGTGGATTCGGCCGCTTATTCGACATTTGTCAGGGCGTTGTGCCGGGCCAATAGGGTTGCTGAGGCCTATGAGGTGTTTGATTATGCATTGGAAAGCAAGAGTCTGACAGAGGTCACTGCATACTCTGCTTTGGAAAGCTCTCTCAAGTGGCTCAAGAAAG ATTGTTGGCCCACACATTATTTAGGCCAGGCTTCCAATACTTTTATTCAGACAAGGCCACAATGA
- the LOC120272014 gene encoding pentatricopeptide repeat-containing protein At2g17670 isoform X2 — protein sequence MGKIPPAFRSTKLPIPLLHPPPSSSSSPPSPPLHHSKPHPPFPKSRKPQLPRTSSSPSPSPLFSCPDITTALSLLSSPSPPSPSSILRSFISSGASLSSLLSLLPHLPSDRSTTDIAVRSLLSSSRLDDALSLVRHLSSDLSSSPDQFTFNFLIRHLSKSRPISSVYSFIEEMRLLPSGPKPNVVTYTILIDSVCRSGNLREATRLLSVLKDSGFKPDCYVYNVIMKGYCMLDACGEVMEVYNKMKDEGVEPDLVTYNTLIFGLSKAGMVDQAKKILNVMTGMGHFPDAVTYTSLMNGMCRKGDALGALRLLGEMEEKGCSPNECTYNTLLIGLCKAKYLDKGMVLYGVMTAEGMKVDSAAYSTFVRALCRANRVAEAYEVFDYALESKSLTEVTAYSALESSLKWLKKGTRTYKECCKNSEGT from the exons ATGGGGAAGATCCCTCCTGCCTTCCGATCCACCAAGCTTCCCATCCCTCTCCTCCATCCACCTccatcctcttcctcctctcctccttctcctcctctccaTCACTCCAAACCCCATCCCCCTTTCCCCAAATCCAGAAAGCCACAGCTACCCCGCACCTCCTCATCcccttctccatctcctctcTTTTCCTGTCCTGATATCACCActgctctctctcttctctcctcGCCTTCGCCTCCATCCCCTTCCTCCATCCTCCGCTCCTTCATCTCCTCCGGTGCCTCCCTCTCCTCCCTCCTTTCCCTCCTTCCTCACCTCCCCTCTGACCGCTCCACCACTGACATCGCTGTTCGATCTCTTCTCTCCTCCTCCCGCCTCGACGATGCTCTTTCTCTTGTTCGCCACCTCTCCTCCGATCTCTCCTCCTCTCCCGACCAATTCACCTTCAACTTCCTCATTCGCCACCTCTCCAAGTCCCGCCCCATCTCCTCTGTCTACTCCTTCATTGAAGAGATGCGCCTCCTTCCGTCTGGCCCTAAACCTAATGTCGTCACCTATACCATCCTTATTGACTCTGTCTGCCGCTCTGGCAACCTCCGCGAAGCCACCCGCTTGCTCTCCGTCCTCAAAGATTCTGGCTTTAAACCTGATTGCTATGTCTACAATGTCATCATGAAAGGGTACTGTATGCTTGATGCTTGCggcgaggtcatggaggtttaTAACAAGATGAAGGATGAGGGTGTTGAGCCTGATTTGGTCACCTATAATACTCTGATTTTTGGCCTGTCCAAGGCTGGGATGGTTGATCAGGCGAAGAAGATTTTGAATGTGATGACTGGGATGGGGCATTTTCCGGACGCTGTCACGTATACATCTTTGATGAATGGGATGTGCAGGAAAGGTGACGCCTTGGGAGCGTTGAGGCTTTTAGGGGAGATGGAGGAGAAGGGATGCAGTCCCAATGAATGTACTTACAATACTTTGCTTATCGGCTTATGTAAGGCTAAGTATTTGGATAAGGGCATGGTGTTGTACGGGGTGATGACTGCGGAAGGCATGAAGGTGGATTCGGCCGCTTATTCGACATTTGTCAGGGCGTTGTGCCGGGCCAATAGGGTTGCTGAGGCCTATGAGGTGTTTGATTATGCATTGGAAAGCAAGAGTCTGACAGAGGTCACTGCATACTCTGCTTTGGAAAGCTCTCTCAAGTGGCTCAAGAAAG GAACTCGAACTTATAAGGAGTGCTGCAAGAATAGCGAAGGCACCTAA